Proteins found in one Panicum hallii strain FIL2 chromosome 4, PHallii_v3.1, whole genome shotgun sequence genomic segment:
- the LOC112889573 gene encoding reticulon-like protein B2 — protein MADPAEETVAAPPPTPAAPAESASDPPLRSPADAASPEKVSPPAPASAPETRSRGFRLLGEDTSVHMALGGGKTADVLLWKDKKTSAVVIGGATVIWILFEVLDYHLLTLISHVLIGVLAILFLWSKATTFIKKSPPDIPLVQIPEDLVVNVSRALRNDINRALHLSREIAVGHDLKKFLGVIVGLWILSGVGSCCDFLTLIYIAVLMLHTVPILYDKYQDKVDHFARRAHTEARKQYEVLDAKILSKIPRGPAKPKKQN, from the exons ATGGCCGATCCGGCTGAAGAGACCGTCGCCGCGCCCCCACCGACTCCGGCGGCCCCTGCTGAGAGCGCCTCAGACCCGCCGTTGCGGTCGCCTGCGGACGCTGCCTCGCCGGAGAAGGTGTCTCCCCCAGCCCCAGCGTCGGCGCCGGAGACAAGGTCCCGGGGGTTTAGGCTTCTTGGAGAGGACACCTCCGTGCACATGGCTCTTGGGGGCGGTAAAA CTGCTGATGTACTGTTATGGAAAGACAAGAAGACCTCTGCTGTAGTGATTGGTGGTGCAACTGTCATCTGGATTCTGTTCGAAGTGCTTGATTACCATCTCCTGACTCTGATATCCCATGTGCTGATTGGTGTCCTGGCCATCCTGTTCCTGTGGTCCAAAGCCACCACCTTCATCAAGAA GAGCCCACCAGATATTCCCCTGGTGCAGATACCTGAAGATCTCGTTGTGAATGTTTCACGAGCGCTACGCAACGACATCAACAGAGCGCTTCACTTGTCCCGGGAGATCGCAGTGGGGCATGATCTAAAGAAGTTTCTGGGA GTGATTGTGGGGCTTTGGATTCTCTCAGGAGTTGGAAGCTGCTGTGACTTCCTCACCTTGATATACATAG CTGTCCTGATGCTCCACACGGTGCCGATCCTGTACGACAAGTACCAGGACAAGGTGGACCACTTCGCCAGGAGGGCGCACACGGAGGCCCGCAAGCAGTACGAGGTGCTGGATGCCAAGATCCTGAGCAAGATCCCTAGGGGGCCGGCGAAACCCAAGAAGCAGAACTAG